In Rhodococcus qingshengii JCM 15477, the sequence GATCTTCTTGTCCGGCTCGTCGTCTGTCTCACCGGTGCGCACGTTTCGGGTACGGCCCGCCTTCTTGACGGAGGTGCAGGAGAAGCAGATTCCCATCCGGCATCCGTACTCGGGATTGAGGCCCGCAGCTTCTGCTTGTTCGAGAAGTGTTTCGCCGGAGTTCTCGGCCGCCACCCCACTTTTGGTGAATGACACCTCGCCGCCGGCCTCCCCCGGCTCGGCCACCGCCGGCGCGAACTCCTCGGTGTTGAGCAAGTGCTCGACGTCGACCTCACGGAACACCTCACGCACTCCCCGCATCAGTCCGGGAGGTCCGCAGAGATAAGCCTGGGCGTCGATCGTGTCCGGATCGGCGATCCAAGGAGCCACCGCGTTGAGGTGCCCGCGATCGAAGAAACCTTCGAGGTCACCTCCACCGCTTTCGGTGTACACGAGTACCAGTTTCACGTTCGGGTTCTGCTCGGCGATGGTCTTCAGCGCGCGCGTGTACGCCACGTCGGCATCGGTGTTCGCGTAATGCACGAACACGATCTCGCCCGAGTGCTGCTCCTCCACCAGCGTCCGAAGCATCGACATGACCGGGGTGATTCCACTGCCGCCACTGATCAACAACACCCGACGCGGGCGGTCGACGGGAAGGGAGAACACACCGTCTGCCTGCGAGAGGCTGACAACGAGTCCGGGTGCCGCATTGGCGTACAGATACTGCGACACCAGGCCACCCGGATGCGCTTTCACGGTGAGCTCGATCAGCCCACTGCGCGTAGACGCACCCCCGGCCGGCGAGTAGCAGCGAGTGTGACGAACACCGTCGATCACCACGCCCAACTGCACGAACTGGCCCGCCTGAAAACCGCGCCACTGGCGAGTCGGGCGCAGCGTGAGAGTGACTGAGTCAGCCGTCGGATGGTCGACGGCGACAACCTGCGCGCGGATGTCACGAACCGTCGCCATCGGGTTGACCAGCTCGAGGTACCGATCGATCTGATGTGGAGCAGCCATGGCTTCGATCAGTCCCACCAAGGACAGTCCGCGCCGAGGTGCGGACTTCGGTGTCGTGTTCTCAGGAGCAGATGCGATTGTCATGACCCTCCTCGTACTTCGATTGCCGGGTGTATCGATTGCTGGGCTAGCTTCCCCCGACTGCGTGAATTCAGTGTACAAATGTTCACCGAAGATAGTGTGACAGGTGCACACAAGTACATGTCAACAAGAATGTGATCCGAGTTACACGAGTTGCCGAAAGGAGCCGGAATGCCTGTACCTACACTCGACGTCGTGACGAAGGCCGGACCGGTGAACCCAGAGCGCAGGGAGCCCGGCAACAGGGAACCGGAAAGTCGTGCCGCCAAGAAGGAACGCACACGCCAAGCGCTCCTGGACACTGCCATGGACCTCTCGGCCGATCGCGGCTTCGCCGGAATCAGCCTGCGAGAGGTAGCCAGGGAAGCCGGGATCGTTCCGACGGCGTTCTACCGCCACTTCGCTTCACTGGAGGACGTCGGTGTCGTCCTCGTCGAAGAGAGCATGCGTATGTTGCGCCAGATGCTGCGCGACGCAAGGCGTAATCCCAGCACCAAGGACGCCGCTACGTCCCTGGGCATCCTTGTGCGACAAGTGCATACACACGAGCGACAGTTTCGGTTCCTCTGCCGCGAACGCTACAGCGGCGTCAGTGAGGTACGACGTGCGATAGCCACTGAAATGCGGTTGTTCGTCAGCGAACTGACCATCGACCTCTCCAGAATTGCCGGACTGGAAAGCTGGTCGTCGGACGATCTGGAAATGGCTGCCGACCTGATCGTCTCGACGATGTTCAGTGCTGTCGTCGAACTGCTGGACGCCGGGACCGCCGGGTATCGCGACGAAGCCGCCGTCATCACACGAGCCGAGAAGCAACTGCGAGTCATCATGCTCGGAATGGCCACCTGGAATCCACCTCGAAACTGACCTCGGGTTCACCTTTTCGACGTACGGTGAGAGTCATGTCTTCCACGAGTACATACGAAATCCCCGTTGGCGACCTCACCTTCGACGTACTGATCTCGGGCCCGGACGACGGCATTCCGCTGGTAGCGCTGCATGGCTTCCCGGAGAGCGCCGCATCCTGGGGCAAGGTCACACCACTGCTCACCGCAGCGGGCTACCGCGTAATCGCACCGAATCAGCGCGGTTACTCCGCCGGCGCACGCCCCGAAGGGGTGGATGCCTACAAGATCGAGCACCTGGTAGCCGACGTCGTCGGATTGCTCGACGCGCTCGGCCTGTCCGACGCGCATCTTGTCGGTCACGACTGGGGTTCGGCGGTCGCCTGGCAGGTCGTCGGTCGCCATCCGAACCGGATCCGCAGCCTGACGGCGATCTCGGTCCCCCACCCCACCGCCTTCGGTTGGGCACTCCGCGAGGACGAGGACCAGAAGCAACGCTCGTCCTACATCGGACTTCTCCGACAGGAGGGAAAAGCCGAGGAAGTGTTGTCGGAGGACAACTTTCGCCGGCTGCGTGCCATGTTCGACGGCCAGATCGATCCTGAATTCGCCGACGAGCACATTCGTGTCCTGAGCGGGGAGGGCGCGCTGACCGGCGCCTTGAACTGGTACCGCGCGATGACCCGCGACTTCGGCGACATCGATCGCACCACTGTGCCGACTACGTACGTCTGGAGCACCGGCGACACAGCGCTCGGCCGCGCAGGCGCAGAACGCTGTGGCGAATTCGTGGACGCCCCCTACGAGTTCGTCGTGCTCGACGGCGGAAGTCACTGGATTCCGGAAGAGCGAGCCGAAGAGTTGGCCGAGACGATCCTCGCACGTGCAGGATCCTGATCGCCGCGACGAATTCGGCTCTATGTATGTTGTCATACATAGAGCCGAGTTGATTCCATCACCAGGAGTTCTGCGATGACCGAGACCGTTGCACCACCCCATCCTTTCGACGCTGCTGTCGGATTGACGCCACTCACCGCCGGCCTGTCGACCGGCGAGACCAATCCGGCGTACAACAACATGGTCGGGCCGTTCGGCGGCGTCACCGCTGCCACGTTGCTCGAATCTGTACTGAAGCACCCCGAACGCCTCGGCGATCCGCTGTCGTTGACCGTCAACTTTGCCGGTCCGATCACCGAGGGCGCCTTCGAGATCTCCGCCCGGCCGGTGCGCACCAACCGCTCGACGCAACACTGGTCCATCGAACTTTCTCAGGACGGAACCGTCGCCACTACCGCGACGGCAGTGTTCGGTACCAGGCGTGAAACCTGGTCGTCGACCGAAATCACGATGCCGGAGGTTCCGTCGGCCGAAGACGTTGCGCTGCTGCCGTTCCCCGAGTTCATCGCCTGGGCACAGAACTACGAGATGCGCTTTGTCGAAGGTGCAATCCCCGACCTGGAGTCGGGCGAGCATCCCGACTCGACAACGACGCTCTGGGTGCGCGATCGGCCGGCTCGCGCTCTCGACTTCACGTCGCTGACTGCACTGTGCGATGTCTTCTTCCCACGAGTTTTCTTGCGCCGAGGCAAGATGGCACCGGCTGGGACGGTCTCGATGACCATCTACTTCCACGCCGACGCTCAGACGCTGACCGAACAGGCAGACAATTCCGTGCTGGGAACCGCGCGGACCCAACGGTTCGGCAACGGGTACTTCGATCAGTCGGCCGAAATTTGGGGCAGTGACGGCGCATTGCTCGCTACGACACACCAGTTGGTCTACTTCAAGGATTGACGGGAAGCGCACTGTCCCCTTCCGGCGCCTTCACCATCGACAATGCGGCAAGACCGACGCCGAGAACCACCAGCAGTCCGATGATGCCGGCACGGTCTGCACCGAAGAGCCATGCGAACAGGCCGAACAGTGTCGGTGCCAAAAACGACACTGCTCGGCCTGTGGTCGCATACAGGCCGAACATCTGACCTTCACGCCCAGGCGGGGTGATGCGCGCCAGGAAGGTTCGTGCCGACGACTGAGCGGGCCCGACGAAGAGGCAGAGCGCGAGACCGAAGATCCAGAACATCACCGGCCCTGACACCGCGATCAGGATCGCGCCGACCACGATCATCGACGCCAGCGAGACGGTGATGACCTGTTTCGGTCCGATCCGATCGTCGAAGCGTCCGGCCACCAATGCACCGATTGCGGAAATCACGTTGGCCGCGACACCGAACAGTAGGACGTCGGCAGCGCTGATTCCGTAGACGTTGACAGCCAGCACGGCCCCGAAGGTGAACACGCCCGCCAGACCGTCACGAAAGAGTGCGCTCGCGATCAGGTACCAGATCGTGCGCCTGTCGACGTTCCAGAGTTCGCGCAGATCGCGCCACAACACCCGATAGGAGTCGAGGAACCCGGCCTTGGACGCTCCCGGATCGACCGCGGGGCTGGGCAACTCTGGAACCTTGAAGAACACCGGAATTGCGAAGACCGCGAACCACACTGCAGCCAGCAGTGCCACCATCCGGATGTTCATGCCGCCGTCGGTGGTCAATCCCAGGAATCCCCGAGTGTCACCGTCGCCGACGATGAACCCGAAGTAGCACAGCAACAGCAGCACGATTCCGCCGAAATATCCCATGGCCCAGCCGAAGCCGGAGACTCTACCCAGATTCTCCGGTGTCGACACCTGCCGCATCATGGCGTTGTAGGGAACGCCGGCAAGCTCGAAGATCACCGAACCGATTGCGAGCAGAACCAATCCGAGCCACAGATAGCGGTAGTTGTCTTCGACGAAGTAGAGGCCCGCCATCGAGAGCACGGTGATGCCGGTCAGTATCGCGAGCGAGAGTTTACGTTTACCCGACGCATCGAAACGTTGTCCGGTGATCGGAGCGAGAATCGCGATGAAGAAGCCGGCGATTCCGAGTGCCCAGCTGAGCCACGTAGTTGCCGAAATCGTGCCGGGAAGGTCGTCACCGACCGCGTCGGTGAGATAAACCGAGAAGACGAACGTGAGGATCACTGCGTTGAATGCGGCCGATCCCCAATCCCACAGCCCCCATGCGAACACTTGACTCTTCGTGGCCGCACCGCCGATGCCTGCGGGTGGCTCTGCCTGCGTGCTCGTGGACTCGGCGCTCATACGGCGAAGCCTAACTGCGCGCGGGCGACTCGGCGCCTCTCTCCGAAGTCGACATACAAGACGCTCTATGCACCCGAGTTAGTACGCACTTAGTTGCATACGCACCTGAGTGCATAGATACTTTTTCCATGGCACTCGAACATGCGTTGCTCGTCTCCCTTTCCGAACAGGATGCGTCGGGATACGACCTCACACGCCGGTTCGACAAGTCGATCGGCTTCTTCCACAGCGCGACGCACCAGCAGATCTACCGAGTCCTCAAGCGAATGGACGAGGCAGGCTGGGTGGAGGTGGAGGCCATCGCGCAGGACGGCCGACCGGACAAGAAGATGTACCGCGTCAGCGATGCCGGCCGCGCCGAACTGACCCGATGGATCGCAGAGCCGTCCGAACCGAACCACCTGCGCAACGAGTTGGCCATCAAGATCAGGGCCGCTGCGCACGCCGATCTCCCCGCTCTACGACGCGAAGTCGCTCGCCACCGCGACGGCCACGCCGCCCGCCTCGACGTCTACCGACTCATCGAAAAGCGTGACTTCCCCAATCCAGCAGCGCTTTCCGGCTCTTCACTGCACCAGTACCTCGTACTTCGCGGCGGCATCCGCGTCGAAGAAGGATTCACCGACTGGTGCCAGGAAGTTCTGGACGCATTGCCCACTGGCGAGTACGCCATCGAAGACACCGGCGAGTACGCCACCGAAGACACTGGCGAGCCCGCCACCGAAGACACTGGCGAGTACGCCACGGAAGGACATCTTCAGTCATGACGGATACACAGTTCCCCCGCCTGCTCGAACCGCTCGACCTCGGATTCACGACGCTGAAGAACCGCGTCGTCATGGGATCGATCCACACCGGCCTCGAAGATCGCGCGAAGGACACCGACCGCTTGGCCGAGTACTTCGCCGAACGTGCCCGTGGCGGAGTCGGCTTGATCATCACCGGCGGCTACGCGCCCAACCGCACCGGTTGGCTCTTACCCTTCGGTGCCAAGCTGACCAACCGCATCGAAGCGCGCCGTCACCGCCGGATCACCAAGGCGGTTCACGACGCGGGTGGAAAGATCGCCATGCAGATCCTGCACGCCGGCCGCTACAGCTACCAGCCGTTCAGTGTCTCCGCGTCGTCGATCAAGGCGCCTATCAATCCGTTCCGTCCGCGCAAGCTGACCGGCCGTGGGGTGCGTTGGCAGATCCGGAACTATGTTCGCTGCGCGCGTCTGGCCAAGTCCGCGGGTTACGACGGCGTCGAAATCATGGGCGGTGAGGGCTACTTCATCAACCAGTTCCTCTGCGAGCGCACGAACAAGCGCACCGACCAGTGGGGCGGCAGTTCCGAGAACCGTCGACGCATGGCAGTCGAAATCGTGCGACGCACACGCAAGGCCGTCGGCCCGAACTTCATCATCGTGTTCCGGTTGTCGATGGCAGACCTGGTCGAGGGCGGTCAGACCTGGGATGAAATCGTCTCATTGGCAAAGGAAGTCGAAGCTGCCGGCGCCACGATCATCAACACCGACATCGGATGGCACGAGTCACGGGTGCCCACCATCGTCACCTCGGTTCCCCGAGCAGCCTTCGTGGACATCACGAGCAAGCTCGAGAAGCACGTCGACATTCCGGTAGCCGCCTCGAATCGGATCAACATGCCCGAGACTGCCGAAGAGATCCTCAACCGCGGTGACGCGCAGTTGATTTCGATGGCCAGGCCGATGCTCGCCGATCCCGACTGGGTGAACAAGGCCGAGCGCGGAGCGTCCGACGAGATCAACACGTGCATCGCCTGCAACCAAGCCTGCCTCGACCACGCCTTCGTTCACAAGCAGGTCTCCTGCCTGCTCAATCCGCGCGCGGGCCGTGAGACCACGCTGATCCTCTCCCCCACTCGGCGGACCAAGAATCTCGCCGTCGTCGGCGCCGGTCCTGCCGGACTTTCCGCAGCACTCAATCTTGCTCAGCGTGGTCATTCGGTCACGTTGTTCGAGGCCTCGGACAAGATCGGCGGACAGTTCGGGATCGCACAGCTCATTCCGGGTAAGGAAGAGTTCGCCGAAACCATTCGCTACTACACCCGCATGCTGGACGTGGCCGGAGTGACAGTCAAGCTCGAAACCCGCGTCGCACCGGCAGATCTCATCGGATCCTTCGACGAAGTGGTGGTTGCCACCGGCGTGACGCCGCGCGTTCCCAAGATCCCCGGCATCGAGAACTCGAAGGTGCTGACCTACGCCGAGGTCGTCCGAGAGGGCAAACACGTCGGCAAGTCCGTCGCCGTCATCGGTGCCGGCGGCATCGGCGTCGACGTGAGCGAATTCCTCACGCACCCCACTTCCCCCACTCTTCATCTCAAGGAGTGGAAGCAGGAATGGGGCGTCACCGAACCCGAAATGGCCCCGGGCGCTCTCACCACTCCGGTACCAGAGCTCTCCGAGCGGGAGGTCTACCTCCTCCAACGCAAGCCAGGACGCATCGGCGCCGGCCTCGCGAAGACCACCGGCTGGGTCCACCGGGCGGCCCTCAAGAACAAGGGCGTCCACGAGCTCTCGGGCGTCAACTACGAGCGCATCGACGACGCCGGCCTGCACATCACCTTCGGTGAGAAGCACGAGAAGCCCCGACTTCTCGAGGTCGACACCATCGTCATCTGCGCCGGGCAGGAGTCGGTTCGCGATCTAGTGGACGAACTGACCGTCGCGGGCGTGGTGACCCACATCATCGGCGGCGCGGATGTCGCTGGAGAACTCGACGCCAAGCGTGCCATCGAACAGGGCACACGACTGGCCGCGAAGATCTGACCGGCTACGCTGACTGATCGTGAGCCTGCCGACACCCACAACCACAGCCCGCGCCGTAGTGACCGGCGCCTCCTCCGGCATCGGAGAGGCCCTGGCCGCTGATCTGGCATCACGCGGACACTCCCTGATCCTCGTTGCCCGTCGTGGCGAGGTCATGGAGGTCCTCGCCGAGAAGCTTCGCGCCGCGCACGGCGTCGAGGTGGAGGTCCGTGCATCGGACCTCTCCGACAGCGCGGCGCGTGCCGTTCTGGTCGAGGAACTCGGTGGCCGCGACATCAGCATCCTGTGCAACAACGCCGGTATCGCCACCTTCGGGCCGATCGCCGAGCTGGACCCGGCATACGAGCGCGACCAGGTCGAGCTCAACGCCGTTGCAGTGCACGATCTCACGCTGGCCGTGCTGCCGGGCATGCTCGCGCGCAAGTCCGGAGCCATCCTGATGGTCGGGTCCGCGGCCGGAAACATGCCGATCCCCAACAACGCGACGTACGCCGCCACCAAGGCGTTCGTGAACACCTTCGCGGAATCGTTGCGAGGTGAACTCAAGGGCACCGGAGTGAACGTCACCCTGCTCGCCCCAGGCCCCGTACGCACCGAAACCCCGGACCCGGCCGAAGCGTCGATCGTCGACAAGCTCGTCCCGGACTTCTTCTGGATCTCGAGCGAGTACACCGCCAAGGTCTCGCTCGACGGCCTGGCCGAGAACAAGATGCGCGTCGTACCGGGCATCTTGAGCAAGGCGATGTCCGTCGCGGGCGGTTACAGCCCGCGTGCCGTCGTTGCGCCGATCGTGGGCACGTTCTACAAGAAGCTCGGCGGCTGATTCACTCAAACTTCTCAGAGCAGGCCATAGCAGACCATATAGTCGGTTAATGGCGATGCGAAGAACACTGGCAGTCGGGGCAATCCTTCTTTTGACCGGAGGGTTGCCCTTACTGCTGCCCTCGGCAGCGAATGCATGTTCGTGCGCATCATCGGCTACCCCGGAAGAAGCCGTGAGCGTCTCCAGCACCGTTTTCCTCGGGACTCCGACGGAGAAAACTTCGGACGGGTTCGAGGACACCTACCTGTTCGACGTCAGCCGGGTCTACAAAGGCGATCTGGCATCGGTGACGTCGGTGGGGACACTCGCGAACGGGAACGGTTGTGGCACAAGCTACGTGCTCGGCACCGAGCAGCTGATGTTCGTTTCTGCGCCGTACGACGTCGACGCCGAGCACGAGGGGCACAGCTGCGGGCCGGCTACCGAAACCGGGTTCGACATCCAAGCGGCGGTCGAGTCCGTGTACGGCGCCGGTTACGCCCCGAGTGCCGGCGAAACTCCGTCCGTTGGTGTGTCCGCCGACCGATCGACGATCATCGGCGGAGGCGCCGCGGTGGCATTGCTCGCGGTGCTCGGTTGGTTCGGATGGAGGCGGCGACGGGCACAGTGAGTCCACGGGCACAGTGCCGAGGCCGTCAGAGCCGCGTCAACCTCGTTCGGCGGCGCGTCAAGTAAGCGTCAAGATCCGCCCCACCGGTGATCTTCGGGAGTAGATCTGAAAGTAGCCCGCAACACGGCGGGTCACCTTCAGGAGATCGACGTGACGCTACTCGAAATCTTCCCCTCCCTACGCGGCGCAATGACACCGCGTATGGATCCTGCGTTGTGGCCCATCAGTACTCGCCACGACCACAGCGGGCGTGTCTGCATCGGCGACGTCTCCCTCGAAGAGATCGCGGACCAGTACGGCACACCGACGTACGTCGTCGACGAGGCGGACGTGCGGCACCGCTGCCGCACGTATCGAGAGATCTTCCCCGACTCGGAGATCGTGTACGCCGGCAAGGCACTGATGATTCGAGCGATGGCTACCTGGGTCTCCGACGAGGGACTCGGGGTGGATGTCTGTTCCGCCGGTGAACTCGCCGTCGCGCTTGCCGCGGGCGTGGACCCCAACCGAATCATCCTGCACGGCAATGCCAAATCGGTTTCCGAACTGAGGGCGGCGGTCAACGCGGGTGTCGGCCGGATCGTCCTCGACTCCCCCAGCGAAGCGGTACGGCTCGCGTCGGTGTGCACCCACCGACA encodes:
- a CDS encoding alpha/beta fold hydrolase, with amino-acid sequence MSSTSTYEIPVGDLTFDVLISGPDDGIPLVALHGFPESAASWGKVTPLLTAAGYRVIAPNQRGYSAGARPEGVDAYKIEHLVADVVGLLDALGLSDAHLVGHDWGSAVAWQVVGRHPNRIRSLTAISVPHPTAFGWALREDEDQKQRSSYIGLLRQEGKAEEVLSEDNFRRLRAMFDGQIDPEFADEHIRVLSGEGALTGALNWYRAMTRDFGDIDRTTVPTTYVWSTGDTALGRAGAERCGEFVDAPYEFVVLDGGSHWIPEERAEELAETILARAGS
- a CDS encoding MFS transporter; translation: MSAESTSTQAEPPAGIGGAATKSQVFAWGLWDWGSAAFNAVILTFVFSVYLTDAVGDDLPGTISATTWLSWALGIAGFFIAILAPITGQRFDASGKRKLSLAILTGITVLSMAGLYFVEDNYRYLWLGLVLLAIGSVIFELAGVPYNAMMRQVSTPENLGRVSGFGWAMGYFGGIVLLLLCYFGFIVGDGDTRGFLGLTTDGGMNIRMVALLAAVWFAVFAIPVFFKVPELPSPAVDPGASKAGFLDSYRVLWRDLRELWNVDRRTIWYLIASALFRDGLAGVFTFGAVLAVNVYGISAADVLLFGVAANVISAIGALVAGRFDDRIGPKQVITVSLASMIVVGAILIAVSGPVMFWIFGLALCLFVGPAQSSARTFLARITPPGREGQMFGLYATTGRAVSFLAPTLFGLFAWLFGADRAGIIGLLVVLGVGLAALSMVKAPEGDSALPVNP
- the cmrA gene encoding mycolate reductase (Catalyzes the final step in mycolic acid biosynthesis.), whose amino-acid sequence is MSLPTPTTTARAVVTGASSGIGEALAADLASRGHSLILVARRGEVMEVLAEKLRAAHGVEVEVRASDLSDSAARAVLVEELGGRDISILCNNAGIATFGPIAELDPAYERDQVELNAVAVHDLTLAVLPGMLARKSGAILMVGSAAGNMPIPNNATYAATKAFVNTFAESLRGELKGTGVNVTLLAPGPVRTETPDPAEASIVDKLVPDFFWISSEYTAKVSLDGLAENKMRVVPGILSKAMSVAGGYSPRAVVAPIVGTFYKKLGG
- a CDS encoding TetR family transcriptional regulator, giving the protein MPVPTLDVVTKAGPVNPERREPGNREPESRAAKKERTRQALLDTAMDLSADRGFAGISLREVAREAGIVPTAFYRHFASLEDVGVVLVEESMRMLRQMLRDARRNPSTKDAATSLGILVRQVHTHERQFRFLCRERYSGVSEVRRAIATEMRLFVSELTIDLSRIAGLESWSSDDLEMAADLIVSTMFSAVVELLDAGTAGYRDEAAVITRAEKQLRVIMLGMATWNPPRN
- a CDS encoding ferredoxin reductase — encoded protein: MTIASAPENTTPKSAPRRGLSLVGLIEAMAAPHQIDRYLELVNPMATVRDIRAQVVAVDHPTADSVTLTLRPTRQWRGFQAGQFVQLGVVIDGVRHTRCYSPAGGASTRSGLIELTVKAHPGGLVSQYLYANAAPGLVVSLSQADGVFSLPVDRPRRVLLISGGSGITPVMSMLRTLVEEQHSGEIVFVHYANTDADVAYTRALKTIAEQNPNVKLVLVYTESGGGDLEGFFDRGHLNAVAPWIADPDTIDAQAYLCGPPGLMRGVREVFREVDVEHLLNTEEFAPAVAEPGEAGGEVSFTKSGVAAENSGETLLEQAEAAGLNPEYGCRMGICFSCTSVKKAGRTRNVRTGETDDEPDKKIQLCVSAPVGDVTVDI
- a CDS encoding acyl-CoA thioesterase, with the translated sequence MTETVAPPHPFDAAVGLTPLTAGLSTGETNPAYNNMVGPFGGVTAATLLESVLKHPERLGDPLSLTVNFAGPITEGAFEISARPVRTNRSTQHWSIELSQDGTVATTATAVFGTRRETWSSTEITMPEVPSAEDVALLPFPEFIAWAQNYEMRFVEGAIPDLESGEHPDSTTTLWVRDRPARALDFTSLTALCDVFFPRVFLRRGKMAPAGTVSMTIYFHADAQTLTEQADNSVLGTARTQRFGNGYFDQSAEIWGSDGALLATTHQLVYFKD
- a CDS encoding NADPH-dependent 2,4-dienoyl-CoA reductase, which produces MTDTQFPRLLEPLDLGFTTLKNRVVMGSIHTGLEDRAKDTDRLAEYFAERARGGVGLIITGGYAPNRTGWLLPFGAKLTNRIEARRHRRITKAVHDAGGKIAMQILHAGRYSYQPFSVSASSIKAPINPFRPRKLTGRGVRWQIRNYVRCARLAKSAGYDGVEIMGGEGYFINQFLCERTNKRTDQWGGSSENRRRMAVEIVRRTRKAVGPNFIIVFRLSMADLVEGGQTWDEIVSLAKEVEAAGATIINTDIGWHESRVPTIVTSVPRAAFVDITSKLEKHVDIPVAASNRINMPETAEEILNRGDAQLISMARPMLADPDWVNKAERGASDEINTCIACNQACLDHAFVHKQVSCLLNPRAGRETTLILSPTRRTKNLAVVGAGPAGLSAALNLAQRGHSVTLFEASDKIGGQFGIAQLIPGKEEFAETIRYYTRMLDVAGVTVKLETRVAPADLIGSFDEVVVATGVTPRVPKIPGIENSKVLTYAEVVREGKHVGKSVAVIGAGGIGVDVSEFLTHPTSPTLHLKEWKQEWGVTEPEMAPGALTTPVPELSEREVYLLQRKPGRIGAGLAKTTGWVHRAALKNKGVHELSGVNYERIDDAGLHITFGEKHEKPRLLEVDTIVICAGQESVRDLVDELTVAGVVTHIIGGADVAGELDAKRAIEQGTRLAAKI